A portion of the Oncorhynchus nerka isolate Pitt River unplaced genomic scaffold, Oner_Uvic_2.0 unplaced_scaffold_7325, whole genome shotgun sequence genome contains these proteins:
- the LOC135566099 gene encoding constitutive coactivator of PPAR-gamma-like protein 1 homolog, whose protein sequence is MSTQGGKLEIAGTVVGQWAGIRRGRGRGGFPIQVVSVGGANRGRLRGVISTPVIRTFGRGAKFPLRGFKSQGTYQVGHGTYQVRQGTYQ, encoded by the exons ATGTCCACCCAGGGCGGGAAGCTGGAGATAGCAGGCACGGTGGTGGGCCAGTGGGCTGGCATCAGACGGGGCCGAGGCAGAGGAGGCTTCCCCATCCAGGTGGTGTCTGTCGGGGGAGCAAACAGAGG ACGTCTGCGGGGTGTGATCTCCACTCCTGTCATCAGGACCTTCGGTCGAGGAGCCAAATTCCCCCTCAGAGGCTTCAAGAGCCAGGGAACATACCAGGTGGGACACGGGACATACCAGGTGAGACAGGGGACATACCAG